Genomic window (Zingiber officinale cultivar Zhangliang chromosome 2B, Zo_v1.1, whole genome shotgun sequence):
CCGAGAGGGATAACCACTCGGCCGAATACTCCGCTGCTGGACCGAGTATTCCTCTGCTCCGCTGCTCTATCTTGTGACAACGAGTCTAGATAGTATGTTCTTGCTCGATCGTAATAGCAATTTGGTCATCTACACGCGCCCTTTGCTGGTCGAGCAACTCATGCCTGATCGGCCCTTAATGTAGGGCTCCGCTTGACTACCTTTTAGTGGACCTTGTTTGTCTTCTGATGTTAacttctttgactttgacctccatatcAATTGTTATCTTTCTCTTTTTACCCACATTTGGTGGGCTCCTTTAGTAAATTGCTTTTCCCACCCCCTCTGGCAGCCCACGCCTCTCTCTCTCCCATATTAAATGACCTTTTAACCCCTCTTTCTTTAAATAAcaagttattttttttctaattttatttacttctttaaatatttttttcaattttatttacttctttagttttatttttttaataaattttgtttattattttttcatcaatttttttttattttttatccctattttacttttaaatatttttataaataataacctCTAAAAtttactattaaaaaaataaaagattacaAGAGATTTAATCATCTATTCCAATATCACATGCCCCTGTTCCCACTCGTTGCCTCAACCCACCGTCGACGGCACCACCGGCGGCCCTCGATCGCCGCTTcgattaaaattatatcatagggGGAAGGTAAACGTAATGGGGTCGCATCGACATGATCAGTGCCGTAATTTGACTGGATCTGAGCAGACTTTCCTTCACCGTCGATCTGAGTCCCTGCTCAGATTCAGTCAAATTCCGATGTCGATCGTGTCGATGACGATCCCCTTTAGTTTATCTTCCTCATAGGATATAGCTCTAGTCGGTGCGACGACCAAAGGCCGTCGGTAGTGGGTTGGAGGTGACAAGTAAAACACGgggagagagaaaatgaggacaTAGGATCCGATTTCATATTACAAATATAAAAATAGTATGATATTCTTGtcgaaaaaatatttaataaaaaaaacaaaatttaatgGAATAAAAAATAGTATAAAGGTAAATAATATGATGGAGCTAGGAGAGAGTGAGTGAAATGTGAAAATCTAccactaaaaaataaaatattacaaatatataataaaaatttatttaaaaagaataaaattgataaaaactgattaaaaaataaaactgttaaaaaaaatttgataaaaaactggttaaaaagaaataaaaaattgtaaaaaaaaaacatggacACTTAATAAGGGTAtaaaggttaaaaaaaaaaaaatgggtgGGGCCCGCAGATGAGGTGTCAGGGAAGGGGGAAAAGCAGGTCTCCTCCTTATTACCGCATCATCCTCGAAGGATGTTTGTTGGGACAAAAGATCGCAGGTAGGAGACGGACCTGTATGGGTGTGAGGTTTCGCCTGAAAAAGAGCCCGGCCATGATTCCGGCGAAGATGCTTCCACGTCGGCAAACCTTTCCCTCCTTCAAGCACGAGGAGATCACCTTCCAGTTCTTCCACTCGTGCACCCGTCTCTGTAACCACAGAGAGTAGTGCCCCAGACGGTACTCCTCGTAACCCTTCCCCGACAGCGCCCGCCCGACGCTCCTGTTGGTCACCGCCAGCGCCATCACCGCGAATGCCAACACCGCCAAGATCACCAGGGACAACACCGCCAGGTAGGTCCACAGGAAGCCGGAGACGCGGAAGAAGGAGCCGACAAAGCCGAGCAGGGAGGTCACGAACAGGGCAGCGCCCACCGCGAGCAGTGGCAGGAGCAGGAACCGGCCGCACTCCGACAAGGCCGCTGAGCGGAAGGTTAGCCACAGCGCCGCCGCGATCACCGGGAGAGATAGGAGAAGAGTGAGCGAGTTGACGACGCCGAGCACGGCGTTGCTGATCTTTCTCATTACCACGATGTCGACGGTGGTCTGGGATCAGTTGAGACGGAAGCCGAGGAGAGatggtgaggaggaggaggaaatgAAATATGATCCATACAAATTCCATGAAATGTGATGGGAGAGGAAGACGATCCGGAGTTGCTATTATTAGGATGTTAAAGATCGTTGACTCAATCTATCGATTCCAAACTGTGTATGATTGAATAAAAAGGCAGCAGCGATTGAAGAATTCGATAAGCAGTTAGAAAGGTTCGTCAGACGCCCGAAAAATTGACCGTTTCCGGTGAAAACTAAAATTtgcattaaaaaaaatacaacttcGCCCACCGTGGGGCTCGAACCCACGACCACAAGGTTAAGAGCCTTGCGCTCTACCAACTGAGCTAGACGGGCTtgttattttaacttttaatgtACCATTTTTAATTAGTGTTCTTAATCTATGAACTGAACTCTTCGTTCATACGATACCCTTgttcatttaaaaaataataaataaaaacttctataaattatttacttttacatatattttaaaattatttgataaaaaTAACTTTTTGCTAAATAAGAGAAATAGAAAGTTTTATTCACAAAAATTCACAGTGTCTTGATGGAATAGGAGATGAAGACCATTTTCAAGAGACGACAACAATCGATTGAAGAATTTACAGTTAAGGAAAAAACATAGCTTTCATCTTGAAATAGCCAAACGATCATGCTCACAATATTTGATCCAAATGAATGATCATATCAGACATTTAGTGCTACAATTTTCATGTTTTTCTAAACTAAATTACACAATCCCTTTCTTTCTTATTGAAAATCACAAGTAAACTTGCTAAGAAGCTCATTTCTGCTCTTCAGGTTCTTTCTTCTCCAAGAATCTGCAACAAAAGTGCCACAAAAAACAGAACAATTAGCTCTACGTTCTAAAGGCACTGccatatttttcataatatttcGTCTCAGTTCAATCGATCGCAACGGTCAACTAAACTCGTATGAGCATCAAATATCTTTAGCACTATcaattgtggacaaaacacaaaAGGGTTCGCCCGACGAAAATATCCCTACCGTTGGGCTCTTGCCCAGCGAGATAACTGATAGAGCTGAACAGATTCATTCGACACATGACAAGCAAGAAG
Coding sequences:
- the LOC122048737 gene encoding tetraspanin-8-like → MRKISNAVLGVVNSLTLLLSLPVIAAALWLTFRSAALSECGRFLLLPLLAVGAALFVTSLLGFVGSFFRVSGFLWTYLAVLSLVILAVLAFAVMALAVTNRSVGRALSGKGYEEYRLGHYSLWLQRRVHEWKNWKVISSCLKEGKVCRRGSIFAGIMAGLFFRRNLTPIQVRLLPAIFCPNKHPSRMMR